A genomic window from Streptomyces sp. NBC_00234 includes:
- a CDS encoding polyamine aminopropyltransferase, with product MIDQQVPLRGGAARLPVRPRTGRFLVLAAVFICAACGLVYELELVALASYLIGDSVTQASVVLSVMVFAMGIGSLLAKRLRCRAAVGFGLIEAALALVGGSSALVLYASFAWLGESRYALVGFSLAIGILIGAEIPLLMTLIQRVDRQDAGGAVADLFAADYVGALVGGLAFPFLLLPMLGQLTGALFTGAVNAAAGGALVLWLFRRDLSSRSRWLLVLANVTVIALLATATVLVDDFERAARRAVYGDRVRVAVQTGVQEVVLTGEGRDSLDLYLDGRLRVSARDEYRYHEALVHPAMSGPHGRVLILGGGDGLAAREVLRYPDVRAVTVVELDPAVTRLARTDPALSALNGHAYRDPRLTTADGDAFTWLRTTPGPYDVVVSDLPDPGITASTKLYSAEFYGLVAEALAPGGRLVVHAGPVGIRPRSFWTAEASVRAGGLSTHPYRVTGRISGFAAGPDRVTEETREPRDWGFVLASRRTPPPLALDPRAPELRSLGERDLNEAGVAAERVRIRGQAPSTLVHPRYWEEP from the coding sequence ATGATCGACCAGCAGGTGCCGCTGCGAGGGGGCGCGGCGCGGCTTCCCGTACGGCCGAGGACCGGACGGTTCCTCGTGCTGGCCGCTGTCTTCATCTGCGCCGCCTGCGGCCTCGTGTACGAGCTGGAGCTGGTCGCGCTCGCCTCGTATCTGATCGGCGACTCGGTCACGCAGGCGTCCGTCGTGCTCTCCGTGATGGTGTTCGCGATGGGCATCGGATCGCTCCTCGCGAAACGTTTGCGCTGCCGTGCCGCAGTCGGATTCGGGCTCATCGAGGCGGCTCTCGCGCTGGTCGGCGGTTCGTCGGCCCTCGTGCTGTACGCCTCGTTCGCCTGGCTGGGCGAGTCGCGGTACGCCCTGGTCGGGTTCTCGCTGGCGATCGGCATTCTGATCGGTGCCGAGATCCCGCTGCTGATGACGCTGATCCAGCGGGTCGACCGGCAGGACGCGGGCGGGGCCGTCGCCGATCTCTTCGCCGCCGACTACGTGGGGGCGCTGGTCGGCGGGCTCGCCTTCCCGTTCCTGCTGCTGCCGATGCTGGGCCAGCTGACCGGCGCGCTGTTCACCGGGGCGGTCAACGCGGCGGCCGGCGGGGCGCTGGTGCTGTGGCTGTTCCGGCGGGACCTGAGCTCCCGGTCGCGGTGGCTGCTGGTCCTGGCCAACGTCACGGTGATCGCGCTGCTGGCCACCGCCACGGTGCTGGTCGACGACTTCGAGCGGGCGGCCCGTCGCGCGGTCTACGGGGACCGGGTGCGGGTCGCCGTCCAGACCGGGGTGCAGGAGGTCGTCCTCACCGGGGAGGGCCGGGACTCGCTGGACCTGTACCTGGACGGGCGGCTTCGGGTCAGCGCACGCGACGAGTACCGCTACCACGAGGCGCTGGTGCACCCGGCGATGAGCGGACCGCACGGGCGGGTGCTGATCCTGGGCGGCGGGGACGGCCTGGCCGCCCGCGAGGTGCTGCGCTACCCGGACGTACGGGCCGTCACGGTCGTCGAGCTGGACCCCGCCGTCACCCGACTGGCCCGGACGGACCCCGCGCTCTCCGCGCTGAACGGGCACGCCTACCGGGACCCGCGGCTCACGACGGCCGACGGGGACGCGTTCACCTGGCTGCGGACGACGCCCGGCCCCTACGACGTGGTCGTGTCGGATCTGCCGGACCCCGGGATCACGGCGAGCACGAAGCTCTACTCGGCGGAGTTCTACGGACTGGTCGCGGAGGCCCTCGCACCCGGCGGCCGGCTGGTGGTGCACGCGGGACCGGTGGGCATCCGGCCGCGTTCGTTCTGGACGGCGGAGGCATCCGTACGGGCGGGCGGCCTGTCGACGCACCCGTACCGCGTCACCGGCCGGATCTCCGGATTCGCGGCAGGCCCCGACCGGGTCACGGAGGAGACGCGGGAGCCGCGCGACTGGGGCTTCGTCCTGGCCTCGCGGCGGACCCCACCGCCGCTCGCGCTGGACCCCCGGGCCCCGGAACTGCGGTCACTGGGGGAGCGGGATCTGAACGAGGCCGGCGTGGCCGCGGAGCGGGTCCGGATACGGGGCCAGGCGCCGTCGACGCTGGTGCATCCGCGGTACTGGGAGGAACCGTGA
- a CDS encoding DUF2617 family protein, protein MLTTLQTAYSDTRAADLAWALGREPLPALAVLDLRFEQATLQLRLLGASHQVLLEEDSGTTCSETVACIPGSSTPLPLGVAKRLGDWEYEFAARVETLTEGAFAGRAQELLALVADHPHGLAGTFPGSPHAFTALLAQETEGQVRWRTWHAYPQEGQLVVTRTRVGVRVPAPAL, encoded by the coding sequence ATGCTCACGACCCTTCAGACGGCCTACTCCGACACCCGCGCCGCAGATCTGGCCTGGGCGCTCGGACGGGAGCCGCTGCCCGCCCTCGCCGTGCTCGACCTCCGGTTCGAGCAGGCCACGCTGCAGTTGAGGCTGCTCGGCGCCTCCCATCAGGTCCTCCTGGAGGAGGACAGTGGCACCACCTGTTCGGAGACCGTCGCCTGTATTCCCGGCAGCAGCACCCCGCTGCCGCTCGGCGTCGCGAAGCGGCTCGGCGACTGGGAGTACGAATTCGCGGCGCGCGTCGAGACGCTCACCGAAGGCGCGTTCGCGGGGCGTGCGCAGGAGCTGCTCGCCCTCGTCGCCGACCATCCGCACGGTCTCGCGGGGACGTTCCCCGGCAGCCCGCACGCCTTCACGGCCTTGCTGGCCCAGGAGACCGAGGGGCAGGTGCGGTGGCGGACCTGGCACGCGTACCCGCAGGAGGGGCAGCTGGTGGTGACGCGTACCCGGGTGGGCGTGCGGGTGCCGGCCCCGGCCCTCTGA